From the Caldibacillus debilis DSM 16016 genome, the window CGGTTCTGTTGGACCGTTTTCTCACGGTGGTGGAATCGAAAGGGATCCTGCCCGTCATCCTCTTTACGAAGATCGACCTGTTGACGGAGGAAGAAAAGGAAAAAATCGACGGGTATATGAAGGATTACCGGGAGATCGGATATACGGTCATTGCCGCCTCTCCCAAGAAGAACATCGGCATCGGGGAAATATTGCCTCTCCTGGAAGGGAAGACGTCGGTCGTCGCCGGCCAATCGGGGGTGGGAAAATCCACCTTGCTCAACTGCCTGCGCCCGGACCTCCGGCTGGAGACGAATGAAATCTCCCGGCATTTAGGCAGGGGAAAACACACGACCCGCCATGTGGAACTGTTGGAAGTCGGCGGCGGCCTGCTCGCGGACACCCCCGGATTCAGTTCCCTCGACTTGCAGGACATTGAGGAGGAAGAGCTGTCCGCTTGTTTTCCCGAGATGAGAAGGTTGATGGACAGCTGCAAATTCAGGGGCTGCCTGCATGTGAAAGAACCCCGGTGCGCCGTCAAGGAAGCCTTGGAAAACGGAGAAATTAAAGATTACCGTTATGAACACTATCTGGAATTCTTGGAAGAAATCAAGGAAAGAAAGATGAGGTTAGGACGATGATAAAGATCGCACCTTCCATTTTGTCGGCCGACTTTTCCAAACTG encodes:
- the rsgA gene encoding ribosome small subunit-dependent GTPase A; protein product: MQEGKIMKALSGYYYVKSGSGTYRCRGRGLFRKQNITPLVGDDVVFETVGNEEGYIKEIKERKNELVRPPVANIDQVLLVFSATHPVFKPVLLDRFLTVVESKGILPVILFTKIDLLTEEEKEKIDGYMKDYREIGYTVIAASPKKNIGIGEILPLLEGKTSVVAGQSGVGKSTLLNCLRPDLRLETNEISRHLGRGKHTTRHVELLEVGGGLLADTPGFSSLDLQDIEEEELSACFPEMRRLMDSCKFRGCLHVKEPRCAVKEALENGEIKDYRYEHYLEFLEEIKERKMRLGR